In one window of Zingiber officinale cultivar Zhangliang chromosome 11A, Zo_v1.1, whole genome shotgun sequence DNA:
- the LOC122032363 gene encoding CST complex subunit CTC1-like isoform X2, with protein sequence MERIPIISISDLVKLGRPLTGAASLCLAPSASPPPKKPKCDISDEVPVKIPLFADHCENSNPGTFSPLSRPVIIVGTVELFPWDAKISLGCLNHCFSFSDGSSRVCCYFLDFDLRIIGRRVKILAWNFLPLKHGDRGVLEVIRWSFTDFEAAFVSDSLLSMTSACSSREANMKCRGGAFGILKAVSSIFRVPCTKQKEDNLRNSGRNLMSRGDLTGFLVEILTCVCDVCNESSFVAERDDHHLKNKDCHSFSNSVFVYFMQPNFLWRPALYRLIGKSITISRLKRNLIFVGNEVSYEMFVSTPSTMVSLTNHSANCIYEESLKKSDEGMYNGVVTGIYMQGMVIELDDKVLLLIPDPPQHSLRMGAIVSVRNFHFIHVKYSWVKIILLGTCVKTCISVKSFSMTDIRSHSKSEGSSILERFLESLTYSAKLWMLLLVSCFKKKFGGIFSYKDILGSKKKEGFAQTYATTLLPPSAFETKSGLFTNFCKHGRCSYQMENLSFLKLVIPISNLKSWCEVSWISLLAQKHNDNNQFGESPYFEQLYHREPLGNDMIRRIFSSDDMSFVLVGMLKVSPYSGRLQLTDATGSIDAVVPDLPLDVNFQAVYEVKDYKLVIEGSSKKIYMQQQYLDEPLSCRTIFQHFSPRASSQLVVYVHFYLKKSTCMHFFQFSTYMDNSDSLKCNSGEMFHLLYVTHKFPAYHSLHEDVSLSNSSEIFLTNLDKKSDCIDNFLRENYRSSQIPCLLVLSRSNSQSFQFPFYLHCARGFKDNGMLHNHSDSKILLEFSSNNLDKYQMLRVGSYYLLKCSGKGLDCKSKACKHITQVKPLVISESIIWRLSILFDEAKHQNGQSQHVCSCVSSVRNDKCLTENFCQPGQTFLHLNDETHGLSDVHLHMYSEAINQLEELESLLKSFHSIFPSLDKITTVSSCIQQMMAQAALTSGILIPANELPQGNLLSLSGNIESISIYDFKPKCACSSFTVCEHWSTCEVCMLVNDDCHTVRIRGSISRYAYPIGLGHAVNATFHKVLLTQNSSQTKELMLTPMSFIVVNTVKEICPLVNVEGLIQESRRNIPYEVFINTKSSSCLISNVLQCIDSDLIHLNCRVVCIITLVLENQTHGPVMSQPVGYPKITTASIPLLGFLVEDGSSLCYCWADYGRAETLLRLHESSQMIFSSGKIVRGPEKKYSQRTTKYLLYEMLKKHQRIIVRNHGAAPDLSCVDFSFLIDSDQVFSKAEEKFLRSIINNACHAPTTLSIAGIMMNSTSTFDGKMEFLEHRQALQSLPYLWVKEVVPIDSRQEAYGRTYTLSGRMRQEAGDVHLSI encoded by the exons ATGGAGAGGATCCCGATCATATCCATCTCCGACCTCGTCAAGCTCGGCCGCCCTCTTACAGGCGCTGCCTCCCTGTGCCTAGCGCCATCGGCCTCTCCTCCGCCCAAAAAACCTAAATGTGACATTTCAGATGAGGTTCCTGTCAAAATTCCTCTTTTCGCTGACCATTGTGAAAATTCCAACCCTGGCACCTTCTCTCCCTTGAGCCGTCCCGTGATCATAGTTGGCACCGTCGAGCTGTTCCCTTGGGATGCTAAGATTTCCCTCGGCTGTCTGAATCATTGCTTCTCGTTCTCAGATGGCTCTTCGAGAGTCTGCTGCTACTTCCTGGATTTCGACCTCAGGATCATTGGCCGCAGAGTCAAAATCTTGGCGTGGAATTTCCTACCACTCAAGCATGGTGATAGGGGAGTTCTTGAGGTGATCCGATGGAGCTTCACAGATTTTGAAGCGGCATTTGTTTCTGATTCGTTACTGTCTATGACTTCTGCTTGTTCCTCACGAGAAGCCAACATGAAGTGCCGTGGTGGTGCCTTTGGCATTCTCAAGGCTGTTAGCTCCATCTTCCGTGTACCTTGCACGAAGCAAAAAGAGGATAACTTGAGAAATTCTGGGAGAAACCTCATGAGTAGAGGGGACTTGACAGGATTCCTCGTGGAGATACTTACTTGTGTCTGTGATGTTTGCAATGAATCTAGTTTTGTAGCAGAACGTGATGACCATCATCTGAAAAACAAGGACTGCCATTCCTTCAGTAATTCAGTATTTGTCTATTTCATGCAACCCAATTTTTTATGGCGGCCAGCACTCTATAGGTTGATTGGGAAGTCAATAACTATTTCAAGGTTGAAGAGGAATTTGATCTTTGTTGGAAATGAAGTGTCATATGAGATGTTTGTCTCAACACCATCAACTATGGTATCTTTGACTAACCATTCAGCAAATTGTATTTATGAAGAAAGTTTGAAAAAAAGTGATGAAGGCATGTACAATGGTGTTGTTACTGGAATTTACATGCAAGGAATGGTGATTGAATTGGACGATAAAGTCTTGCTACTGATTCCTGATCCTCCACAACATTCTTTGAGGATGGGTGCCATT GTTTCTGTTAGAAATTTCCATTTTATTCATGTTAAGTATTCCTGGGTCAAGATAATCCTTCTTGGGACATGTGTGAAGACATGCATCAGTGTCAAATCCTTTTCCATGACTGATATAAG GTCTCATTCTAAATCTGAGGGTTCAAGTATTTTGGAGAGGTTTCTTGAATCTCTAACATATTCAGCTAAACTTTG GATGCTACTTCTGGTCtcgtgttttaaaaaaaaatttggtggaatattttctTACAAGGATATTTTGGGATCAAAGAAA AAGGAAGGATTTGCACAAACTTATGCTACAACATTGTTGCCTCCTAGTGCCTTTGAAACAAAG TCAGGATTGTTTACTAATTTCTGCAAACATGGTCGGTGCAGTTACCAAATGGAAAACTTATCATTCCTTAAATTG gTGATACCAATATCTAATCTCAAAAGCTGGTGTGAAGTGTCTTGGATTTCATTGCTAGCACAAAAACACAATGATAATAACCAATTTGGAGAAAGCCCATATTTTGAACAGTTATACCACAGAGAACCTTTGGGCAATGACAtgattagaagaattttttcaaGTGATGATATGAGCTTTGTTTTGGTAGGCATGTTGAAG GTTTCTCCATATTCAGGAAGGTTGCAATTAACTGATGCAACTGGAAGCATTGATGCTGTGGTGCCAGATTTACCATTGGATGTGAACTTCCAGGCCGTTTATGAG GTCAAAGATTATAAACTTGTAATTGAAGGTTCGTCAAAGAAAATTTACATGCAGCAGCAGTATTTGGACGAACCACTCTCGTGCAGAACCATATTTCAGCATTTTTCTCCCAGAGCCTCATCACAGCTTGTGGTTTATGTTCATTTCTATCTCAAGAAGTCAACTTGCATGcatttctttcaattttctacTTACATGGACAACAGTGACTCCTTGAAGTGTAATAGTGGTGAAATGTTCCACCTATTatatgtcacacacaaatttcctGCATATCACAGT CTTCATGAGGATGTCAGTTTGTCAAACAGCTCTG AAATTTTCCTCACAAATCTAGATAAGAAGTCTGATTGTATTG ATAATTTCTTGAGAGAGAATTATAGGTCCTCCCAGATTCCATGTTTGCTCGTGTTGAGTAGAAGCAATTCTCAGTCATTTCAGTTTCCATTTTATTTACATTGTGCTCGTGGGTTCAAAGACAATGGCATGCTTCATAATCACAGTGATTCAAAAATCTTGTTAGAGTTCAGTTCTAACAACTTAGACAAGTATCAG ATGCTTCGTGTAGGATCATATTATCTTCTGAAGTGCTCAGGAAAGGGTCTTGACTGCAAATCAAAAGCCTGTAAGCATATAACACAAGTAAAGCCCCTTGTAATCTCTGAATCAATTATCTGGAGGCTTTCTATACTATTTGACGAAGCAAAGCATCAGAATGGGCAATCTCAACATGTTTGTTCTTGTGTTTCTTCAGTGAGAAATGATAAATGTTTAACTGAAAATTTTTGTCAGCCTGGGCAAACATTCCTACATTTGAATGATGAAACTCATGGACTTTCTGATGTTCATCTGCATATGTATAGTGAGGCAATCAATCAATTGGAAGAATTGGAGTCCTTGCTGAAGAGTTTTCACAGTATTTTTCCTTCTTTGGATAAAATAACAACTGTGTCATCATGCATCCAACAAATGATGGCTCAGGCTGCTCTTACGTCTGGAATTCTTATTCCAGCCAATGAATTGCCTCAAGGAAATCTGCTATCGTTAAGTGGAAATATTGAGAGTATTTCCATCTATGACTTCAAACCTAAATGTGCATGCTCTAGTTTCACAGTTTGTGAACACTGGAGTACATGTGAAGTCTGTATGCTTGTAAATGATGATTGTCATACG GTGCGGATTCGTGGTAGCATAAGCAGATATGCTTATCCTATTGGATTAGGTCATGCAGTGAATGCAACCTTCCACAAGGTCCTGCTGACTCA AAATTCAAGTCAGACAAAAGAATTGATGTTGACCCCAATGTCATTTATTGTGGTTAACACTGTGAAGGAAATTTGCCCTCTGGTTAATGTTGAAGGTTTGATTCAAGAGTCCAGACGGAATATTCCATATGAAGTATTCATAAATACCAAATCATCGTCGTGTTTGATCTCAAATGTGCTGCAGTGCATTGACAGTGATCTCATCCACCTTAACTGCAGG GTTGTGTGTATCATTACTTTGGTACTGGAGAACCAGACACATGGACCTGTAATGTCGCAACCTGTAGGCTATCCCAAAATAACAACAGCAAGTATCCCTCTACTTGGCTTTCTAGTAG AGGATGGATCATCCTTATGTTATTGCTGGGCTGACTATGGTCGAGCTGAGACATTGCTTCGGCTACatgaatcaagtcaaatgatTTTTAGTAGTGGTAAGATAGTAAGAGGGCCTGAAAAGAAATATTCTCAGCGTACTACTAAGTACCTTCTATACGAGATGCTTAAAAAGCATCAGAGGATCATCGTTAGAAATCATGGTGCTGCTCCTGACTTGTCCTGTGTAGACTTTTCATTTTTGATTGACTCGGATCAGGTTTTCAGTAAGGCAGAAGAAAAATTTCTGAGGTCCATCATCAACAATGCATGCCATGCACCAACAACACTT AGTATTGCTGGCATTATGATGAATTCAACTTCGACATTCGATGGTAAAATGGAATTTCTTGAACATCGTCAAGCATTGCAATCACTGCCATATTTGTGGGTTAAAGAGGTTGTGCCCATTGATTCGAGGCAAGAAGCTTATGGGAGAACCTACACACTGAGTGGAAGGATGAGGCAAGAAGCTGGAGATGTTCATTTATCCATTTGA